In the Artemia franciscana chromosome 1, ASM3288406v1, whole genome shotgun sequence genome, one interval contains:
- the LOC136031860 gene encoding RNA-binding protein Rsf1-like isoform X2, translating into MPPYGDRDRDSGARVYVGNLLETVRREDLEDEFSKFGELKNVWVAQNPPGFAFVEFEDPQDANSAIDSLNGAELLGSTVKVEMSVPRRSGGRRGGGGGYGDRDGGFRGGRGGDRGGYRGRGGDRGGGGRGFRGGRGGGGYGGDRDRYRSRSPGSYGGGSY; encoded by the exons ATGCCACCTTATGGAGATAGAGACAGAGATAGTGGTGCTCGAGTCTACGTTGGAAACCTTCTAGAGACGGTCCGTCGTGAGGACCTTGAGGATGAATTTAGCAAATTTGGTGAATTGAAAAACGTTTGGGTTGCCCAAAACCCACCTGGTTTTGCTTTCGTCGAATTTGAAGATCCACAGGATGCCAACAGTGCTATCGACTCCTTAAACGGTGCTGAACTCCTGGGCTCAACAGTTAAAGTAGAAATGTCAGTTCCAAGACGTAGTGGTGGGCGAAGGGGAGGTGGTGGAGGTTATGGAGATAGAGATGGGGGTTTTAGAGGAGGACGAGGTGGTGACCGTGGTGGTTATCGGGGTAGAGGTGGAGATCGTGGAGGTGGAGGTCGTGGTTTCAGAGGAGGCCGTGGGGGTGGTGGATATGGAGGAGACAGAGACCGATACAGGAGTCGATCGCCAGGCTCGTATGGAGGAGGAAG CTATTGA
- the LOC136031860 gene encoding RNA-binding protein Rsf1-like isoform X1 yields the protein MPPYGDRDRDSGARVYVGNLLETVRREDLEDEFSKFGELKNVWVAQNPPGFAFVEFEDPQDANSAIDSLNGAELLGSTVKVEMSVPRRSGGRRGGGGGYGDRDGGFRGGRGGDRGGYRGRGGDRGGGGRGFRGGRGGGGYGGDRDRYRSRSPGSYGGGSRYGSSGGGYERSYSSGGYSRQEYSGGY from the exons ATGCCACCTTATGGAGATAGAGACAGAGATAGTGGTGCTCGAGTCTACGTTGGAAACCTTCTAGAGACGGTCCGTCGTGAGGACCTTGAGGATGAATTTAGCAAATTTGGTGAATTGAAAAACGTTTGGGTTGCCCAAAACCCACCTGGTTTTGCTTTCGTCGAATTTGAAGATCCACAGGATGCCAACAGTGCTATCGACTCCTTAAACGGTGCTGAACTCCTGGGCTCAACAGTTAAAGTAGAAATGTCAGTTCCAAGACGTAGTGGTGGGCGAAGGGGAGGTGGTGGAGGTTATGGAGATAGAGATGGGGGTTTTAGAGGAGGACGAGGTGGTGACCGTGGTGGTTATCGGGGTAGAGGTGGAGATCGTGGAGGTGGAGGTCGTGGTTTCAGAGGAGGCCGTGGGGGTGGTGGATATGGAGGAGACAGAGACCGATACAGGAGTCGATCGCCAGGCTCGTATGGAGGAGGAAG tcGCTATGGCTCCTCTGGCGGAGGTTATGAAAGAAGCTACAGCTCGGGCGGCTACAGTCGACAAGAATACTCCGGTGGCTATTAA